One genomic region from Actinocatenispora thailandica encodes:
- a CDS encoding DUF3039 domain-containing protein, translating into MEADVSTLTEVRPQESDTDTGPDMFHYVQKDKIAESAVMGTFVLALCGEKFPVTKSPKPGSPVCPRCKEIYESMTG; encoded by the coding sequence ATGGAGGCTGATGTGAGCACGCTGACCGAGGTGCGGCCGCAGGAGAGCGACACCGACACCGGTCCAGACATGTTCCATTACGTGCAGAAGGACAAGATCGCCGAAAGTGCCGTGATGGGTACCTTCGTCCTCGCCCTGTGCGGGGAGAAGTTCCCGGTGACCAAGTCACCCAAGCCGGGTTCGCCGGTGTGCCCCCGGTGCAAGGAGATCTACGAGTCGATGACCGGCTGA